The Rhodoferax ferrireducens T118 DNA segment GACGAACCCAGCCAAGGACTCAACAGCAAGCGGTAGCCCTTGACTATGCCGACCAGCACGTCCCTGATCATGATGCACCGCCTGTCAAAGCAAGGCCTTGCGACCGAGCCGTTGCCCGTGCAAACAGCTGCTGCAATTCCAGTCGGACCGCCATCTTGAGCGCCGCAGACGTGGCGCTGATGAACTGTTTAGAGTCAATGGCGGCGCGCAAGCGCACGACGTGGGCAGCCATAGGAAGCATTGTCTCAAAGTCGGCGCTCACGCTGTAGATCTGACGCTTGATGGCATTGCGTGTGACAGCCCGTTTCGCCCAGCGTTTGGCCACCATGGCCCCTAGCCACACGTCGCTCAAAGCAAAAAGTGCTGAGTCAGAGGTCATTACCGACGCCAGCGGCTTGTTTCTGTTCACCGGACCATCAAGCGCAACGCGATGCAAAGCGAAGTGCGCCGTTCGGGCCACCGTGCTGCCAGCCAGCACAGCCTGAAACTGACTTCGCGTCTTCAGTCGCTGCAATTTGAAGCGGCGCCAGAACTGCAAATCACAGTCGCAAACTATGCGGGCGGCCAGACTCAGACCGCCAGACGCTTGCGCCCTTTGGCGCGGCGAGCGTTGATCACAGCGCGGCCGCCACGGGTTTTCATGCGAACCAGAAAACCGTGAGTGCGGGCGCGGCGAATCTTGGAGGGTTGGTAAGTGCGTTTCATTTTGGAAATCCTAAAGGGCTCAATGACGGCCCGCAAATTTTCTAAAAAATTACCGGGCCGCAGTCTTAACTCCCCCAATACGTTCAGAGGAACCGGTGATTATCGCAAACTTTCCAGGCCACGGCAAATTCTCTCTTGAACCGCCTTGAACGCGTGGTCCGCCGCATTCAACACGAGCCTGCGTTAGCAGCCTTTCTCGGCTTGTGGACAAATGCTTGATAAATTACAATTTGCGCTACGGCAATCTACAACTATCCACAGAAATTAAT contains these protein-coding regions:
- a CDS encoding ribonuclease P protein component, with translation MQRLKTRSQFQAVLAGSTVARTAHFALHRVALDGPVNRNKPLASVMTSDSALFALSDVWLGAMVAKRWAKRAVTRNAIKRQIYSVSADFETMLPMAAHVVRLRAAIDSKQFISATSAALKMAVRLELQQLFARATARSQGLALTGGAS
- the rpmH gene encoding 50S ribosomal protein L34 yields the protein MKRTYQPSKIRRARTHGFLVRMKTRGGRAVINARRAKGRKRLAV